In a genomic window of Flavobacterium sp. KACC 22761:
- a CDS encoding sodium:proton antiporter: MELYYTFSVLIVLASFFAYLNLRFLKLPGTIGIMIIAMLVSVGIRLLGDSYFPATTKHFFDLIKEFDFDEILMGAMLNFLLFAGALHVNMFDLKEQKVPIMIYSTVSVVLSALIISVLLYYIAPLLGITIPYIFCLVFGTLISPTDPIVVLGVLKEAKVPKRIETKIVGESLFNDGVAVVMFAVVLKMATDPTFDTTFGSISWLFVKEGIGGLLLGAVFGFTASRVMKKIDDYKVSVLITLSIVTGGFLVAQALHVSSPLAMVVAGLIIGNYGKKVAMSEVTKDYLGKFWELIDEILNAVLFLFIGFELLLLPNLDKQLLTGIVAIFIVLFSRLTSIVLPWKFFDIFKFFGIKSAYNKGSLMVLVWGGIRGGVSIALVLSMPEGEYKNLLLEVTYIVVLFSIVVQGLTVGKLANRVLEKE, translated from the coding sequence ATGGAATTATACTACACATTTTCGGTGCTGATTGTATTAGCATCTTTCTTCGCCTATTTGAATTTAAGATTTTTGAAACTTCCGGGAACTATCGGAATCATGATTATTGCAATGCTGGTTTCAGTCGGAATTCGTCTTTTAGGAGATTCTTATTTTCCAGCAACGACAAAGCATTTTTTTGATTTGATAAAAGAATTTGATTTCGACGAAATCCTAATGGGAGCGATGTTGAACTTTCTTTTATTCGCAGGAGCTTTGCACGTAAACATGTTTGATTTGAAAGAACAAAAAGTTCCTATCATGATTTATTCGACAGTAAGTGTCGTTTTATCAGCTTTAATTATTTCTGTTTTACTTTATTATATCGCACCGCTTCTAGGAATTACAATTCCTTATATATTTTGTTTGGTTTTTGGAACCTTAATTTCTCCAACCGATCCAATTGTGGTTTTAGGAGTTTTAAAAGAAGCCAAAGTTCCTAAAAGAATAGAAACTAAAATTGTTGGTGAATCTTTATTTAATGATGGAGTTGCAGTTGTAATGTTTGCAGTGGTTCTAAAAATGGCAACCGACCCAACATTTGATACTACTTTTGGTTCAATTAGTTGGTTGTTTGTTAAAGAAGGAATTGGCGGACTTTTATTAGGAGCGGTTTTCGGATTTACGGCTTCAAGAGTCATGAAAAAAATCGATGATTATAAAGTTTCAGTTTTAATCACTCTTTCTATTGTGACAGGAGGATTTTTGGTCGCCCAAGCATTACATGTTTCGAGTCCGCTAGCGATGGTTGTTGCCGGATTGATAATTGGAAATTATGGTAAAAAAGTTGCCATGAGTGAAGTGACTAAAGATTATCTTGGCAAGTTTTGGGAACTTATCGATGAAATCCTGAATGCCGTTTTATTCTTATTTATAGGTTTCGAATTGTTATTGCTTCCAAATTTAGACAAACAGTTATTGACAGGTATTGTTGCCATTTTTATTGTGCTGTTTTCAAGATTGACTTCAATTGTTTTACCGTGGAAATTCTTCGATATCTTTAAGTTTTTCGGAATCAAATCGGCTTACAATAAAGGTTCATTAATGGTTTTGGTTTGGGGCGGAATTCGTGGTGGAGTTTCAATTGCTTTAGTGCTTTCTATGCCTGAAGGCGAATATAAAAACCTGCTTTTGGAAGTGACTTACATTGTCGTTTTATTTTCGATTGTAGTTCAAGGATTGACGGTTGGGAAGTTAGCGAATAGAGTTTTGGAGAAAGAGTAG
- a CDS encoding GbsR/MarR family transcriptional regulator: MKFKEAKNKFVQTWGALGSQWGINKTMAQIHALLMVSNEAVSMEDIMEELQISRGNASMNLRALMDWGIVYKEYKAGERKEFFTAEKDLDELAAKISRERSKREIKPALKILKEVSTIEAKDSAEEKHFVDQTTKLYDFVLKADNMLDKITEFNENWLGKLVIKMMK, translated from the coding sequence ATGAAATTCAAAGAAGCAAAAAATAAGTTTGTACAAACTTGGGGAGCATTAGGTTCTCAGTGGGGAATTAATAAAACGATGGCACAAATCCACGCTTTATTAATGGTCTCAAACGAGGCTGTTTCTATGGAAGACATTATGGAAGAATTGCAGATTTCGCGCGGAAATGCCAGCATGAACCTAAGAGCTTTAATGGACTGGGGAATTGTCTATAAAGAATATAAAGCCGGAGAAAGAAAAGAATTCTTTACTGCCGAAAAAGATTTAGACGAATTAGCAGCAAAAATATCCAGAGAAAGAAGTAAAAGAGAAATCAAACCTGCACTTAAAATCTTAAAAGAAGTTTCGACTATTGAAGCTAAAGATTCTGCAGAAGAAAAACACTTTGTGGATCAAACCACTAAGCTTTATGATTTCGTTTTAAAAGCAGATAATATGTTAGATAAAATAACTGAATTCAATGAAAACTGGTTAGGGAAATTGGTCATCAAAATGATGAAATAA
- a CDS encoding DUF2071 domain-containing protein: protein MNFLKAEWKNLALFNYEIDAEILEKYLPAGTEIDIWNNKCYVSLVGFMFKNTKVLGLKVPFHVHFEEVNLRFYVKRFENGEWKRGVVFIKEIVPKKAITFIANTLYQEHYETQKMRHEILENENNNTFIYQWKNEKEWNTIEIETKKDLSKIEIDSEAEFITEHYFGYTKIDEETTFEYEVTHPRWEQFEVLNHRIDIDFEKNYGSDFGFLQTQKPTSIFLAEGSKITVKNKRKIELIPVEEALYA, encoded by the coding sequence ATGAACTTCTTAAAAGCAGAATGGAAAAATTTAGCCCTTTTCAATTATGAAATTGATGCTGAAATTTTAGAAAAATACCTTCCTGCAGGAACTGAAATTGATATTTGGAACAACAAATGTTATGTCAGTCTAGTTGGGTTTATGTTTAAAAACACCAAAGTTTTAGGATTGAAAGTTCCGTTTCATGTCCATTTTGAAGAAGTGAATTTGAGATTTTACGTAAAGCGTTTCGAAAATGGTGAATGGAAACGCGGTGTAGTTTTCATTAAAGAAATTGTTCCTAAAAAAGCCATCACTTTTATTGCAAATACTTTGTATCAGGAACATTATGAAACTCAGAAAATGAGACATGAAATTCTTGAAAACGAAAACAACAATACTTTTATTTATCAATGGAAAAATGAAAAAGAATGGAATACAATTGAAATTGAAACCAAAAAAGATTTAAGTAAAATCGAAATTGATTCTGAAGCTGAATTCATTACAGAACATTATTTCGGATATACTAAAATTGATGAAGAAACTACTTTTGAATATGAAGTGACACACCCAAGATGGGAACAATTTGAAGTTTTAAATCACCGAATTGATATTGATTTCGAAAAAAATTATGGAAGCGATTTTGGATTCCTTCAAACTCAAAAACCGACTTCTATTTTCTTAGCTGAAGGCTCAAAAATCACGGTTAAAAACAAAAGAAAAATCGAGTTGATTCCTGTCGAAGAAGCTTTATACGCATAA
- a CDS encoding TIGR01777 family oxidoreductase — protein sequence MNKLVIASGTGFLGQVLVNHFKNKFEEIVILTRGKSQTIYEIKYVNWNARTFSGWEKELENATVLINLAGKSVDCRYTKKNKKEILWSRIESTRILNKAVLNCKNPPKHWLNSSTSTIYRFSLDKQMDEINGEIGNDFSINVALSWEKAFFKIETPKTLKTALRTSIVLGKNGGALIPLKTLAKIGFGGKQGNGNQFISWIHEEDFANAIDFILQKEITGAINIVSPEPIRNLDFMEKLRKAVGFPFGIPMNKFFLEIGSFFIRTETELVLKSRNVIPKRLLENGFRFKFGNIDEAFKNLLKK from the coding sequence ATGAACAAACTCGTAATAGCTTCTGGAACTGGTTTTCTTGGACAAGTTTTAGTTAATCATTTCAAAAATAAATTTGAAGAGATTGTAATTCTGACTCGCGGAAAATCACAGACAATTTACGAAATAAAATATGTAAACTGGAACGCTAGAACTTTTTCGGGTTGGGAAAAGGAATTAGAGAATGCAACGGTTTTAATTAATCTTGCCGGAAAATCTGTTGACTGCCGTTATACCAAAAAGAATAAAAAAGAAATTCTTTGGTCAAGAATTGAAAGCACGCGAATTCTAAATAAAGCGGTTTTGAATTGCAAAAATCCGCCGAAACATTGGCTGAATTCATCAACCTCAACTATTTATCGTTTTTCTTTAGACAAACAAATGGATGAAATTAATGGCGAAATTGGAAATGACTTTTCTATAAATGTTGCTTTATCTTGGGAAAAAGCATTCTTTAAAATTGAAACTCCAAAGACTTTAAAAACGGCTTTGCGAACTTCTATTGTTTTAGGAAAAAACGGCGGCGCTTTAATTCCGTTAAAGACTTTGGCAAAAATTGGTTTTGGAGGAAAACAAGGGAACGGCAATCAGTTTATAAGCTGGATTCATGAAGAAGATTTTGCCAATGCGATTGATTTTATTCTTCAGAAAGAAATTACCGGTGCTATCAATATTGTTTCTCCAGAGCCAATTCGAAATCTTGATTTTATGGAAAAACTTCGAAAAGCTGTTGGTTTTCCTTTCGGAATTCCGATGAATAAATTCTTTCTGGAAATTGGATCTTTCTTTATTCGAACAGAAACTGAATTGGTTTTGAAAAGTCGAAATGTGATTCCGAAACGGCTTTTAGAAAATGGGTTTAGATTTAAGTTTGGAAATATTGATGAGGCTTTTAAAAATTTATTAAAGAAATGA
- a CDS encoding SRPBCC family protein, with protein MTTINLTTKIKASKQIVFDASRNIDLHQQSASPTKEKAIAGVTSGLINLGETVTWRGKHFGFYITHKSRITVMNFYNYFADEMEKGKFKSFKHEHFFEEENGFTIMKDKLQYETTFGIFGELFDILFLEKHLTNFLLERNKVLKEVSEN; from the coding sequence ATGACAACAATAAACCTCACAACAAAAATAAAAGCATCAAAACAAATCGTTTTTGATGCTTCAAGAAATATCGACCTTCATCAGCAATCGGCAAGTCCTACAAAAGAGAAAGCAATTGCTGGCGTAACATCTGGTTTGATAAATTTAGGCGAGACGGTAACCTGGCGCGGTAAACATTTCGGATTTTACATCACTCATAAAAGTCGGATAACAGTAATGAATTTTTATAATTATTTTGCGGATGAAATGGAGAAAGGGAAGTTCAAATCGTTTAAACATGAACATTTTTTTGAGGAAGAAAATGGTTTTACGATTATGAAAGATAAATTACAATATGAAACTACGTTTGGTATATTTGGAGAACTTTTTGATATTTTGTTTTTAGAAAAACATCTTACGAATTTCCTTTTGGAAAGAAATAAGGTTTTGAAAGAGGTTTCGGAAAATTAA
- the gcvP gene encoding aminomethyl-transferring glycine dehydrogenase, whose protein sequence is MKTDAFALRHIGPRETDLQHMLKTIGVDSIEQLVYETLPDDIRLKAPLNLDPAMTEFEFANHIRELGKKNKTFKSYIGLGYHPTIVPAPIQRNIFENPGWYTAYTPYQAEIAQGRLEAILNFQTTVIELTGMEIANASLLDEGTAAAEAMALLFDVRTRDQKKNNTHKFFVSEEILPQTLSVLQTRSTPIGIELVVGNHETFDFSNEFFGAILQYPGKYGQVNDYSAFVAKAKENEIKVAFAADILSLATLTSPGEMGAAVVVGTTQRFGVPMGYGGPHAAYFATKDEYKRSMPGRIIGVSVDANGNRALRMALGTREQHIKREKATSNICTAQVLLAVMAGMYAVYHGPEGLKYIANKVHASAVTTAEALNKLGVYQTNSAYFDTILVKADAQKVKAVAEQNKVNFFYPDADSVSISLNETTSVADINQIVAIFAEALGKETVTVSELTATSQLPASLERTSSFLTHDVFNNHHSESQLMRYIKKLERKDLSLNHSMISLGSCTMKLNAASEMLPLSMPNWNSIHPFAPVDQVEGYLTMLKKLEQQLNVITGFAGTTLQPNSGAQGEYAGLMAIRAYHMSRNEGHRNVCLIPSSAHGTNPASAAMAGMKIIVTKTTPEGNIDVEDLREKAIEHKDDLSCLMVTYPSTHGVFESSIIEITKLIHENGGLVYMDGANMNAQVGLTNPATIGADVCHLNLHKTFAIPHGGGGPGVGPICVNEKLVPFLPTNPILKVGGEQAITAISSAPYGSALVCLISYGYITMMGAEGLKSATEHAILNANYMKSRFEGHYPILYTGECGRAAHEMILDCRAFKENGIEVGDIAKRLMDYGFHAPTVSFPVAGTLMIEPTESEDLAELDRFCDALISIRKEIEASTADDKNNVLKNAPHTLAMLTSDAWDFPYSRETAAYPLDYIADNKFWPSVRRVDDAYGDRNLVCSCAPIEAYMEN, encoded by the coding sequence ATGAAAACAGATGCTTTTGCTTTAAGACACATTGGTCCAAGAGAAACAGATCTTCAGCATATGCTGAAAACTATTGGAGTTGACTCAATCGAACAACTTGTTTATGAAACCCTTCCGGACGATATTCGTTTAAAAGCGCCTTTGAATTTAGATCCTGCTATGACAGAATTCGAATTTGCCAATCATATTCGCGAATTAGGAAAGAAAAACAAAACATTTAAATCATACATTGGTTTGGGTTATCACCCAACTATCGTTCCGGCTCCAATTCAAAGAAATATCTTTGAAAACCCAGGATGGTATACAGCTTACACGCCTTACCAAGCAGAAATTGCTCAAGGTCGTTTGGAAGCAATTTTGAATTTCCAAACTACTGTTATTGAATTAACAGGAATGGAAATTGCAAACGCATCTTTACTTGATGAAGGAACTGCTGCTGCAGAAGCTATGGCTTTATTATTTGATGTTCGTACGAGAGATCAAAAGAAAAACAATACACACAAATTCTTCGTTTCTGAAGAAATTTTACCTCAGACTTTATCGGTTTTACAAACACGTTCGACTCCAATTGGAATTGAATTAGTAGTTGGAAACCACGAAACATTTGATTTTTCAAATGAGTTTTTCGGAGCTATTTTACAATATCCAGGAAAATATGGTCAAGTAAACGATTACAGTGCTTTTGTTGCTAAAGCAAAAGAAAACGAAATCAAAGTTGCCTTCGCTGCTGATATTTTATCGTTAGCGACTTTAACTTCTCCGGGAGAAATGGGAGCTGCAGTTGTAGTTGGAACTACACAACGTTTTGGTGTACCAATGGGTTACGGAGGTCCTCACGCGGCTTATTTTGCCACTAAAGATGAGTACAAACGTTCTATGCCGGGTCGTATCATTGGTGTTTCTGTTGATGCAAATGGAAACCGTGCTTTACGTATGGCTTTAGGAACTCGTGAACAACACATCAAACGTGAAAAAGCAACTTCAAATATTTGTACTGCTCAAGTTTTATTGGCAGTTATGGCTGGAATGTACGCTGTTTACCACGGACCAGAAGGATTAAAATACATTGCAAATAAAGTTCACGCATCTGCAGTTACTACTGCTGAAGCTTTAAATAAATTAGGAGTTTACCAAACAAACTCGGCTTACTTTGATACTATTTTAGTAAAAGCGGATGCTCAAAAAGTAAAAGCTGTAGCAGAACAAAACAAAGTAAACTTCTTCTATCCTGATGCTGATTCAGTTTCAATTTCATTAAACGAAACAACTTCTGTTGCAGACATCAACCAAATCGTTGCGATTTTTGCTGAAGCTTTAGGAAAAGAAACTGTTACGGTTTCTGAATTAACTGCTACAAGTCAATTACCGGCTTCATTAGAAAGAACATCTTCTTTCTTGACTCATGATGTTTTCAACAATCATCATTCAGAAAGCCAGTTGATGCGTTACATCAAAAAATTAGAGCGTAAAGATTTATCATTGAATCACTCAATGATTTCATTAGGTTCTTGTACGATGAAATTAAACGCAGCTTCAGAAATGTTGCCTTTATCAATGCCAAACTGGAACAGCATTCACCCGTTTGCACCAGTTGACCAAGTTGAAGGTTACCTTACAATGCTTAAAAAATTAGAGCAGCAATTAAATGTAATTACTGGATTTGCTGGAACAACTTTACAGCCCAACTCAGGAGCGCAAGGAGAATATGCTGGATTAATGGCAATTCGTGCTTACCACATGTCAAGAAACGAAGGTCATCGTAATGTATGTTTGATTCCTTCATCGGCTCACGGAACAAATCCTGCTTCTGCAGCGATGGCCGGAATGAAAATCATTGTTACTAAAACTACTCCTGAAGGAAACATTGACGTAGAAGATTTAAGAGAAAAAGCAATTGAACACAAAGATGATTTATCCTGTTTAATGGTAACGTATCCTTCTACTCACGGAGTTTTCGAATCTTCTATTATTGAAATCACAAAATTAATCCACGAAAACGGCGGATTAGTATATATGGATGGTGCAAACATGAACGCCCAAGTTGGATTAACAAATCCAGCAACAATTGGTGCTGACGTTTGTCACTTAAACTTACACAAAACATTCGCAATCCCTCACGGTGGTGGCGGACCTGGAGTTGGACCAATTTGTGTGAACGAAAAATTAGTTCCGTTCTTGCCAACTAACCCAATCTTAAAAGTAGGTGGCGAACAAGCTATTACAGCTATTTCATCTGCTCCTTACGGATCGGCTTTAGTATGTTTAATCTCTTATGGCTACATCACGATGATGGGCGCTGAAGGATTAAAAAGTGCTACAGAGCACGCAATCTTGAATGCAAACTACATGAAATCTCGTTTCGAAGGACACTACCCAATTCTTTACACAGGTGAATGCGGAAGAGCGGCTCACGAAATGATTTTAGATTGTCGTGCATTTAAAGAAAACGGAATCGAAGTGGGCGATATCGCAAAACGTTTAATGGATTATGGTTTCCACGCTCCTACAGTTTCTTTCCCAGTTGCTGGAACTTTAATGATCGAGCCAACTGAATCTGAAGATTTAGCTGAATTAGATCGTTTTTGTGATGCTCTTATTTCAATCAGAAAAGAGATTGAAGCGTCAACCGCTGATGACAAAAACAATGTATTGAAAAATGCACCTCATACATTAGCAATGTTAACTTCTGATGCTTGGGATTTCCCTTATTCAAGAGAAACAGCAGCTTACCCATTAGATTACATCGCTGACAATAAATTCTGGCCATCAGTTCGTCGTGTAGACGATGCTTATGGTGATAGAAACTTAGTTTGCAGCTGTGCTCCTATTGAAGCTTACATGGAAAACTAA